The Sus scrofa isolate TJ Tabasco breed Duroc chromosome 6, Sscrofa11.1, whole genome shotgun sequence region TGTTGGAACAGCAGCCTGCTGGTCACTGAGTGGACTCAGGCCTGACGCTTCCACGGGTCCTGGGGGACACGTGTGGTTATGTCCACGCAGCCATGAAATCACATGGTTTCAAGTTCACCACAATTCACATTTACATGAAAACTTCCTTTACTGCGTGCCTTTACCTTCTCTCAGCCCTGTGGGTCCCTTCAAGGTCCCAGCCTGAGAGGCTAGAGGTGCAGCTGAACCCACCCTAAACCCAGGTTGGGACTCAGTCCCATGTGCCGGGACTCAAACCCAGTCTAAATCCGAGATTGTgtcttgaacccacagttttaaatgaGGATCACTCACCGGGCAtatggactcactgaggttcagattctttatgcctccacgcagaaggaattcagtgagagacaaagtgatgggcaagaaatcaatttattaggataggacacttgggagagaggcaggagggcaggcacggaagctctgccccaggatccaGTGGGtcacagttttatcctccaagggtcatgggggtcggaaaagaccaagcctcttcctctttcttcgaGTAGTAGCTCCTTGGTATCTGGTCCTGGTGCTTAtttaaatcagcagaagggcgggcttcaaactcctgcccttggtctgaagctgaatgcaggcctcatcccccgccccacccagcaACTTGAGGCAAGTCTCGTGCCTCCACTAGtccagcaagcctgccttgttctgatggctttctggaGCAATTATTAATCTGCGGTGATCTCCCAAAGGTTGGTCTTCTCGAGCTCTCATGGTCTTGGAGGCGACTACCGTGGCTCTCGGGGAGTCCAGGGTGAGGTCCTGAGCTCTTCTGTGCATGTCACTGTTGCAGGGATTTGCAGGAAGGAGTCCCAGGTTTTAACAAGGCTGTTAGGCTCAAGGTTATAGTTTATTACTGTGAAAGGGTCCAGGTTAAAGTCCGCGTGGAGAAGGGGCCTCGTCTGGGAGGTACCAGCCTCGAGAGTCCAGGCGTCCTTTCCTGTGGGGGCCTCTGCGCTGCTTTGTTCCCGGCATTGACGAGCAGCGACAGGCGTGGGGTCTTCTCCAACAGGGAGGCCCCCCGAAGCGAGGTCCGTGACATAGGTAGGGACCGTGGCTTCCCTCAGTGACTCAGCCTCAACCTCCCCCCCAGGGGTCAGGCTGATCCTGTGTGGCTCGAGGTCTTCAGCATAAGTCACATTGTCAGCAGAAACTATCCGCTGTGACCCGAGGCCTTAGGTAAGCAAAGACTTAGGCGGAGTCTTCCAAGGGCCGGCCGTCCCCTCCCAGGAGCAGGTCAGGGGTGGGCTTTTGTTAGGAGTGTGCAGGGCGTGGGCCGCTGAGGCCTGCTGGGTCAGCCGTGCACTGCACACCCAGCTACAGCTgaaggaaacttctttttttgagggggggctttttaggaccacaccctcgggacatgaaggttcccaggctaggggtcgaatcggagccatagctgctggcttacaccacagccacagcaacaccagatctgagccaactcactgagcgaggccagggatcgaactgacatcgtcatggataccagttgaattcgtttccactgcgccatgatgggaactcctgaaaggtgCTTCTAatggccgttcccgtggcatttCAGTGACTTGGGTTTCGGGCCTTGGGTGTGCTCTGGAGGATGTGTGTGGGGTCAGAGTGGCTGTAGGTCAAGCCACGGCAGGGTGATCTGTGTGAACCAGAGGGCAGGCCCATGTCAGCTCAGGGTCCCAGGCCAGTGTCCAGCCCGAGCAATGCTGGGGGACCTGGGCCTCGTGTTAACCTCCAGATTGATTCATTGGCCTGGGTGCCTGACCCTTTTGTCCCCAGGGTGGGGCTTCAGACACTAACACTCCCCCCGCCGGTGCTGACCCAGGCCCCTCCTGAGGAGCAGCCGCCTGGAGACCTGGCAGAGCTGGCCATGCCCTCCCCAGATGGAGTCAGGTGAGCTGTAAGTCCCCCAAAGCCAGCGATGCCACATCCTGCTGAAGCCCCACCGCTTTGTTCACTACAGGCCTTGGAGCATCACGTTCAGCAGCTgtgccccgcccccccgcccctgccctgccccaccttggccttggccttggccttggccaggAGCCTGCCTTGCACCCTCACTCAGCCCCTGGGGCTGAGGGGCTGGCCCTCCCCAGGCTCCCATTCCGTGAGTGTGGAAGAGGTGGTGTCCCCAGGGCACAAACTCAGGGGCATAGGAGCAAGGCTGGCCCCGGGAGGGTGCCTGGTCTTGGCTGCTTCTGGCTGGGGACAGACAGTGCAGCTGGGAAAGGCAGAAtccagatttttattatttatttatttatttacttttactttttagggccgcgcctgtggcctatggaaattcccaggctaggggtctaatagaagctgtagatgccagtctatgccacagccacagcaatgccagatccttaacccactgagcaagaccagggattgaacctgcgtcctcatggatactagtcagattcgtttctgctgagccacgatgggaactccaagaaaaaaattttcagtgtAATATATATGCCTTGTGAAGTAATTCAGACCTTAACAAAAGTATATAAAAGtccagccctggagttcccgtcatggctcagtggttaacgaatccgactaggaaccatgaggttgcgggttcaaatcctgcccttgctcagtgggttagggatctggcgttgctgtgagctgtggtgtaggttgcagacgcgcctcaggtcccaagttgctgtggctgtggtgtaggtcggcggctacagctccgattcgacccctagcctgggaacctccatatgctgcagaagcggcccaagaaaaggcaaaaaagaccaaaaaaaaaaaaaaagtccagcccCCACATGGTCTGCCTTTCTGGAGATTAACCGCTGTCCTTCCTCACCTCACAGGtacacatacacacgtgtgtgtgtgtgtgtttgcacctCCTCTCGTGTTGgggtccctccctctctcctcagccACTCTGTTGGGGTCGTTTGCACAGCACAGCTGGGGCGCGTGGGCCACTGTCCGCTTCTCTTCCCGGAACACACACCTTTGCTGGCTGCTGCCCCCTTTGCTCTTTGTCCTCTGGATCAGGGACCAAAGCTCAGCCCCGGGTCCCAGGGCACTTGAACGTGTGTGGTCCTGGCGAGGGACACGGGGCCTCCTGCCTGGCTCGGGAGGGAGGACCCCACCTtggcctccccctccccgggTCTTCGGAGATGCTGTCAGACCTGGAGCTGCGCGAGCTGGCTCAGCAGGGGAACCTCCAGGGCTGCTTTCCTGTAAGACGCCGTCACACATCCCTAGAACAGCACTGGGCTCCGCAAAATGCTGCCCCACGGGGGGAGGCCCTGGGGCCGGGGCCCGAGGCGCGAGGCTGACAGGCTCCTGGCCTGCTTCTCCAGGAGCCCGTCGGCACAAGCGTTTCCTCCTTGCGcagaaaaatagaacagaagCCACGGGTCCTGACACCCTTGACCACATTGCCCCAAGTCTCTGCAAGCTTGGGACGGGGTGGGTGTGGGTTGTGACTGGACAGCTtggtcctctcctctccctgctgccaggaagctcagagctgAGGTTTATGCACCATCGCGGCCCTTCCTGCGCCCGGCCCAGCCACGATGTGCCGCTCATTTCTGGTTTCAGTATTTAGTCTGACGCCCGTTTGCGGTGTATCGGGCCGCCCTGGGTCCTCCAGGAGGCCGGTCCGTAGGTGACTGGGGATGGTACTGCCAGCGGGGCATCCTCATAAAGTGGTGGGGGTTTCCGAGGCTTGCTGCCATCCCGAGGGTGAAGTTTATTTAGTCCCTGGGACCAGAATTCGTCCAGTGGGAAGTGAGCTTTGTGGCCACAGGTGACCGGGAATCTGCTACCTAAAGAGGGAGCCTAGTCAGTGATCTCTGATGGGTTTACCCGGTCCCACCGGTAAACCGTTTCCTTCCCATTTCACAGCAGGTCGGGGCTGGGGCGGCCCTGAAATCAGAACACACAGGGCAGGAACAGAAACATTCTTTTGCGGCGTCTGGAGAGAGTGATGTGGGCCCAAAGCCGTCCCTGAAGAGGCCGCGGAGTGCCTGCCAGCGCCCAGGTGCCAAGCAGGACGTAAGGCCATCAACCTGCAGGTGGAGCTGGAGGTGCTACAGTGCTTTGAAGCTGGAGAGATGCTCAGCAGAATCGGGAAGGCGCTGGGGCTCTCCACCTCCACCGTGGCCACCATTTGTGACAAGGACAAGATCTGAGCGAGTTTCCAGGCGGCCACCCCGCAGGCGGCCACCAAGCTGACGCACAGCCGCCGCCTGGCGATGGAGAACACGGAGCGGCTGCTGAGCGTGTGGATCGAGGACCAGAACCAGCGCAACACGCGGGGCAACATGGTGCTTGTCCAGGAGAAGACCGCAGCCTGTTCGAGGAGCTCAGGCGGCAGCAGGGCGAGGGCGCCGAGTCGGAGACCTTCAGGCCTGCCAGGGCCGGTTCAAGGTACGCTTCCGGCTGCGCACCCTGGGGTGGGCCGACGAGGCGGTGCGTGCAGCCCCTGGGGCGCGTGCAGGTACTGTGGGCCGCGCAGGGTGATCCAGGAGGGGGACTTCACGGCCCGCCAGGTGTTCAGCGTGGAGGAGACCCGGCTCTTCTGGAGGCGGCTGCTGGATGGGACGGTGCCTTCCGCCCGGAGGAGCGCCCTGGGTTCACAGCCCCCCAAGATCTACTGACTCTGCTGCTGGGCAGCAACGTGGCCGGTAGCTTGAAGCTGAAGCCGCTGCTGGTGTACCCGGTGGAGAACCTGCGCGCCCTCAGGGGCTTCTCCAAGCCCAGCCTGCCCCTGCTTGGCTCGCCCACAAGAAGGCGTGGGTCACGGTGAGCCTCTTCCCGGAGTGGTTCGTGCACTTCTTCCGCCCTGCGGTGGAGAGGTACTATGCCTGGCACGGGCTCCCGCGTAAAGCGCAGCTTGTCCCGGACAGCGCTCCTGGCCGCCCTGGAAACCTGGACGACCTCTCCGACCACGTGGGCGTGGAGTCCCTGCCCAAGGATACCACAGCCCTCATCCAGCCCATGACCCAGGACGTGGTCGCCACCTTTAAGGCCTGCCACCTGCGGAGGGTCTTCCGCCTCTTGGCCGCGAGGGCCGGGGGCACAGGCGAGCCGGGAGCGGCCCTGGACGTCTGGCGGGACTACTGCATCCTTGACACCGCCCCGTACCTCTCCGTGTCCTGGGAGGGGTCCCGCCCTCGTCGCTGAACAGTGGTTGGAGGAGGCCGTGGCCCGAGCGCCTCCAGCACAGAGTCAGCGGCCCCCAGGTGGAAACCCTCCCACAGATCTGGTGGGACATCCAGGCGCTGGCGCACCAGGTGGGTTTCAGGGAGGTGGCGGAGGCAGAGGTGGCCGAGCTGCTGCAGAGCCGTGGCTCGGACTGGTCCAAGAGGAGCTGGAGGAGCCGGAGCCGACTGCCGAGGAGGAGGGCAAGGCCAGCCCCGCCACCGCCGCCAGCTCACGGCTGAGCACTTGGCCAGGGCCCTGGCACATTTCGATGCCCGCCTGCACATCATCAGGGACGACGCCTCCAAGCTGGAGTGCAGCCTCCAGGTCTGCCGGGGTGTGAACAACTTGATGGGCTGCTGTGGGCGCATTTCAAGGAGAAGCAAGGCCCCAAGtagtggggtgggaggggtggggaaggagggggcgTCCTCCCTCGCCAGCTCTCACTTGGAAGTGACACTGGTCTTCGTGTTTCCATCTCATTAACTCCTCAAATGTCTTTTGTCAGCAAATAATTTATTATCTCCAGTGATCTCAAATACATGGTTTTAGAAGCCTCGACGAATGCTCAGTGGTTCTGTGGTGTCCCGAGCCCTTTGGAGGCATGCATCTATTTCCTTGTGGACACCTGTGAGGAAGCCAGGCTGGCTGGGCAGCGCCCCTGGCATGCTGCTCCTGGCACCTTGCTCACTGCACTGAGCCCTCCCTTTATTCCGAGGCGGGGCTCCCAGAGCTGGGTGGACATCCAGTCCAGAGAGGAGTTGTGCTTGTTTTCTGGTCCTCTCACTCTTCTGCTGGGCTTCAGGACCCACAGAGGACAAAGGCTGACCCAGGTGAGTGCCCAGAGAGACTCGGGGGTCCCGCGAGTGGGCCTGGGTAGGAGTGTCTGGCCACCCCCCTCCCAGCTCTGTTCCTACAGAGCCCCAGTGCCTCGTGTCACCCTGTTCTGTTCTCCAAAATGATGCTGAGCCCTTGTGGTCgggccaggggagggaggagagacgCCGGCTGTTGCGGGTGAGCTGGTGAGGCAGCGCGCCCCCCAGCTCCTCGCCCCCAGCGTGGGGCATCTGCACAGCTGCAGGCACCTGGGGCCagttctccccctcctctctccggCCCGCCCTCCTGCTCTCCAGTTTCCGTCTAACCCCGCCAGGACCCATTGACACTTCTTTCAGTGGACATGGGCTCCTGCAGGTCGTGGTGCCACTGGAGACAGGGCCCCGGGTCCCACTGGGAAGACTGGGGGTCACTCGATGCCCCACAGAAGGAGGCCTTTGGGGACCTGCCCATCTgggtaaggatgtgggttccaggCAGGCTTGGCCTGACGGCCGGATGCCACGGGGCTCTGTTAGAGGAAGCCTTATCTGAGCCTGCCTTCCTTCTGCAGGagttggggcgggggcgggggggggtagCCCAGGAGATTGGTCTGGGGCTAAACTGGGCCTGAAGCTTTTGCTGGGGAATGCAGATGCCCTCACGTCGCCCATCTGCCATCGCACACACCTGTGCACACCTGGCTGAGGTCTGCCCAGACCCAACCtcaggtcacacacacagctctggTCCTGCTGGCTGGACCTCTTGCATCTGAGCAGGTAACTTCTCCCCCAACTCTTGGGCCATCTTGGGGACCTGCAGCTCTGGGTTCTTCTGGGAGTGGGAGCACCTGACAGGGCTTCTGGGCATCTCCTCACATTTGCCTTCTGCCCCTGTCAGCGCAGAACCACAGTCAGAGGAGAGGCTGACTGTGAACGCCACCTGGGTGCATCTtgctcagggaagggaagggtcaGTGGACCGTACATGGGGGCCGCATGGCCCATCTCCACCCAGGGGTCCACTGAGGGTCCAGCTGCCCTGCGAGGGAGACCTGGCTGAACGTTTTCACAAGCTGATACCCCTGCGCCTGGGTTGCAGCTTCCTGCTCTTGTCACCGCTCCCAGCCATGGCCAGGAGGACCTCAGGTAGGGTGACACTTCTGTCCCTGATGGAACCTTTTACTGTGTAAAGAGAGAGGGGACAGTTCCATGTATTTCACAAGAGACACGTACAGCGAGGTAGTCAAACAAGCGAGAAACACCCGACTGGACGGGAGGAAGTCCTCCCTCTGGCTCTGTGTGTTGAAGCGAATTGATGCTTTTTGCAGCAGGAACGAGGAGGTGCTGATGGTCCCCAGTCAAAGACAACTTCGGATTTTGCTGCTGCGTCAGAAGAGGGGGGTGTCCGACATGCTGACGATGCCCGAGGCAGCAGCGGGCTGGGGGAAGCCCATGACTTCGGCAGAGCCGAGGGCAAAGCACGAGAACGTGACTCAGGAACCTCTGCAGAGGAAGGTGTGGTGAATCCCGTGGTGTTTTCAGGGACCAGGGGCCCCTGGTGCCAGGGTGGCCTGGTTTACTGCT contains the following coding sequences:
- the LOC110261338 gene encoding tigger transposable element-derived protein 1-like, with the protein product MENTERLLSVWIEDQNQRNTRGNMVLVQEKTAACSRSSGGSRARAPSRRPSGLPGPVQGVQRGGDPALLEAAAGWDGAFRPEERPGFTAPQDLLTLLLGSNVAGSLKLKPLLVYPVENLRALRGFSKPSLPLLGSPTRRRGSR